One genomic segment of Hordeum vulgare subsp. vulgare chromosome 2H, MorexV3_pseudomolecules_assembly, whole genome shotgun sequence includes these proteins:
- the LOC123429939 gene encoding uncharacterized protein LOC123429939: MKGRKRHHAMSCCVLLTVLIILGILSIVLYILYRPLPPRVVTSPVETIVQDFSLLPPSLTLSASVHVMASNPSRAPFRYGETVTAVTYHGEAVGSTVVPAGKIGRQTTSWVAPQTEVDGIKVAESPHFASDVVAGALPFVVVVKLDGKALVLRAFEVSVTVEVVCYVQVYVLQGDSSSHCVSKVRTGPGRNY, from the coding sequence ATGAAGGGGAGGAAGAGGCATCATGCCATGTCCTGCTGCGTGCTTCTCACCGTTCTCATCATCCTGGGCATCCTCTCCATCGTGCTCTACATCCTGTACCGCCCGCTCCCGCCGCGCGTGGTGACTTCGCCCGTGGAAACCATCGTCCAAGACTTCAGCCTCCTCCCGCCGTCGCTCACGCTGTCCGCGAGCGTGCACGTGATGGCGAGCAACCCGAGCCGCGCGCCGTTCCGGTACGGGGAGACGGTGACGGCGGTGACGTACCACGGCGAAGCCGTGGGCTCGACGGTGGTGCCGGCCGGCAAGATCGGCAGGCAGACGACGTCGTGGGTGGCGCCGCAGACGGAGGTGGACGGGATCAAGGTGGCCGAGAGCCCACACTTCGCCAGCGACGTGGTGGCCGGggcgcttccgttcgtggtggtggtgaagctggACGGAAAGGCGCTGGTGCTGCGCGCGTTTGAGGTGAGCGTGACCGTCGAGGTGGTGTGCTACGTCCAGGTGTACGTCCTCCAAGGGGACAGCAGCTCGCACTGCGTCTCGAAGGTCCGCACAGGGCCTGGACGTAATTACTAG